A window from Balnearium lithotrophicum encodes these proteins:
- a CDS encoding phosphatidylglycerophosphatase A family protein: MLKFLLEFIATGFFSGKLPKMPGTWGSILASILCYFFWPSNLTYQILIIIVTFSLSVLSSDFVSKQLREKDPDIVVIDEILGIEITFLGLNVYHDIKLAFLGLLIFRVIDIIKPPPIPWFERLPGGWGITVDDAVAGIVSNFLLRLVGGLIYV, from the coding sequence ATGTTGAAATTCCTTCTTGAATTCATAGCAACAGGTTTTTTCTCTGGAAAGCTGCCAAAAATGCCGGGGACTTGGGGGTCGATACTTGCATCTATCCTATGTTACTTTTTCTGGCCTTCTAACTTGACATATCAAATATTAATTATCATCGTAACTTTTAGTCTGAGTGTTCTTTCTTCTGATTTTGTATCCAAACAGCTGAGAGAGAAAGACCCTGATATCGTTGTTATTGATGAGATTTTAGGTATTGAGATTACATTTTTAGGATTAAATGTCTACCATGACATAAAACTCGCATTCTTAGGTCTCTTAATATTTAGAGTTATTGATATAATAAAACCCCCTCCAATTCCCTGGTTTGAGAGACTACCAGGTGGCTGGGGAATAACTGTAGATGATGCTGTAGCAGGTATCGTTTCCAATTTTTTGTTAAGACTCGTTGGAGGTCTTATTTATGTTTAA